The following coding sequences are from one Triticum aestivum cultivar Chinese Spring chromosome 5A, IWGSC CS RefSeq v2.1, whole genome shotgun sequence window:
- the LOC123108058 gene encoding PRA1 family protein E: MSSSTASWSRYGAVPAPPPPPRPDANGGFEAAPSPSSSPASPPAATAAEAGVAFFSRAGASAAAAAAVGRPRAWREVLDHTAFSRPETCGEARARARRNLAYFRANYALAALVLVFLGLVYRPRSMLAFLALFVAWLALYFGRGGDAGPLVCLGRDVDDRVVLAVLSAATVLAVALTRAGLNLLVSLVLASALIGVHAAFRMNVYLDERDAFDGDAAVSSFMGSTYGYSTLPR, from the coding sequence ATGTCCTCCTCCACGGCCTCCTGGTCGCGCTACGGCGCCGTCccggccccgcccccgccgccgcggcccgacgCGAACGGCGGCTTCGAGGCggcgccctccccctcctcctcccccgcctccccGCCGGCGGCGACCGCGGCGGAGGCGGGGGTGGCCTTCTTCTCGCGCGCGGGGGCCAGCGCCGCGGCCGCCGCGGCCGTCGGCCGGCCGCGGGCCTGGCGGGAGGTGCTGGACCACACGGCCTTCTCGCGCCCGGAGACCTGCGGCGAGGCGCGCGCCCGGGCCCGCCGCAACCTCGCCTACTTCCGCGCCAACTACGCGCTCGCGGcgctcgtcctcgtcttcctcgGCCTCGTCTACCGCCCGCGCTCCATGCTCGCCTTCCTCGCCCTCTTCGTCGCCTGGCTCGCGCTCTACTTCGGCCGCGGCGGGGACGCGGGCCCGCTCGTCTGCCTCGGCCGCGACGTCGACGACCGCGTCGTGCTCGccgtcctctccgccgccaccgtGCTCGCCGTCGCGCTCACCCGCGCGGGGCTCAACCTGCTCGTCTCCCTCGTCCTCGCCTCCGCCCTCATCGGCGTGCACGCCGCCTTCCGCATGAACGTCTACCTCGACGAGAGGGACGCCTTCGACGGGGACGCCGCCGTCTCCTCATTCATGGGCAGCACCTACGGCTACAGCACGCTCCCGAGATGA